Proteins from a genomic interval of Arachis hypogaea cultivar Tifrunner chromosome 10, arahy.Tifrunner.gnm2.J5K5, whole genome shotgun sequence:
- the LOC112714634 gene encoding serine carboxypeptidase-like 31 produces MDNIIVESTTTLGYIYIIMLFLSLKHEIVAAGDNNSAIDDLVTNLPGQPLVDFKHYAGYVTVSDDTNNGGRALFYWFFEAITNPQDKPLVLWLNGGPGCSSVGYGATQEIGPFLVDTDGKGLKFNNYSWNKEANMLFLESPVGVGFSYSNSTMVYENLDDDITANDAYNFLHNWFLKFPSYRTSTFYIAGESYAGKYVPELAELIYDRKDDPSLHINLKGILLGNPETSDPEDLLGQVDYAWSHAVISDETYKTIRRSCNFSDPYKNKDCGDGLDELYKQYDQIDIYSLYTSVCFATTALSNHQIKHSSRNKMRRMMGGFDPCLDNYARAFYNRADVQKALHASDGLILKNWTICNNDIFNSWNWNKSKASVIPIYRKLISGGLRIWVYSGDTDGRVPVLSTRYSLSILGLGITKQWRPWYHEKQVSGWYQEYEGLTFATFRGAGHAVPSFKPSNSLAFFSSFLLGQSPPSTRST; encoded by the exons ATGGATAACATTATAGTAGAGAGTACTACTActttgggttatatatatataataatgctTTTTCTATCATTGAAACATGAAATAGTAGCAGCAGGAGATAACAACAGTGCCATTGATGACCTTGTGACTAACTTGCCTGGCCAGCCTCTTGTAGATTTCAAGCACTATGCTGGTTATGTCACGGTTAGTGATGACACCAATAATGGAGGAAGAGCACTCTTCTATTGGTTTTTTGAAGCCATCACCAACCCTCAAGATAAACCATTGGTGCTGTGGCTCAATGGAG GTCCTGGGTGCTCTTCTGTGGGATATGGAGCAACACAAGAGATTGGTCCATTTTTAGTGGACACAGATGGCAAGGGCCTTAAATTTAATAACTACTCTTGGAACAAAG AAGCCAACATGTTATTCCTGGAATCTCCTGTTGGAGTAGGCTTTTCCTACTCAAATTCAACTATGGTCTATGAAAATCTGGATGATGATATCACAG CTAATGATGCTTACAATTTTCTGCACAATTGGTTTCTCAAGTTTCCATCATATAGAACAAGCACATTTTATATTGCAGGAGAGAGCTATGCAG GGAAGTACGTACCTGAGCTAGCAGAACTGATATATGATAGGAAAGATGACCCTTCCCTTCATATTAATCTCAAGGGTATTTTG TTGGGGAATCCTGAAACATCTGATCCCGAAGACTTGTTAGGGCAAGTTGATTACGCTTGGAGCCATGCAGTGATATCTGATGAAACCTACAAAACAATAAGAAGAAGTTGTAACTTCAGTGATCCATATAAAAACAAAGATTGTGGTGATGGACTTGATGAACTTTATAAGCAATACGACCAAATTGATATTTATAGCCTCTACACCTCTGTTTGTTTTGCCACCACAGCGCTTTCAAATCATCAAATCAAGCACTCATCTAGGAACAAG ATGCGTAGAATGATGGGAGGTTTTGATCCATGCTTGGATAATTATGCCAGAGCCTTTTACAATAGAGCAGATGTTCAGAAAGCTCTCCATGCCAGTGATGGTCTCATTCTCAAGAATTGGACTATTTGCAA CAACGATATATTCAATAGTTGGAATTGGAACAAATCAAAGGCCTCTGTTATCCCAATATACAGGAAGCTTATTTCAGGAGGACTTAGGATTTGGGTTTAtag TGGAGACACAGATGGAAGAGTGCCAGTGCTTTCTACAAGATACAGCTTAAGTATTCTGGGTTTGGGAATCACTAAGCAATGGAGGCCATGGTACCATGAGAAACAGGTTAGTGGGTGGTATCAAGAATACGAGGGTCTCACTTTTGCAACATTTCGAGGAGCTGGCCATGCTGTCCCTTCTTTCAAACCAAGCAATTCACTTGCATTCTTCTCTTCCTTCCTTCTTGGACAATCTCCACCCTCTACTAGATCTACATGA